A window from Brachyhypopomus gauderio isolate BG-103 chromosome 6, BGAUD_0.2, whole genome shotgun sequence encodes these proteins:
- the ngly1 gene encoding peptide-N(4)-(N-acetyl-beta-glucosaminyl)asparagine amidase → MAGLQGVSALCENSNDVFLDVSKLLLTYADNILRNPNEEKYRSIRIGNPTFSTKLLPIKGAVECLFEMGFEEAETHLVFPKSASVDQLRRVRESIAAEREQRMGAGQRASAPSPASPASPASPASRPTSIFSTASTSAQAPVRQSPTQAPAPPQQQSLVSNMALLRTLQSNSQHVLVYENAALQRRAQSCMPREQLQARAKERLQQAQEADPGCNLAEEDMLLLEMLQWFKGDFFSWVDCLPCSQCGGHTQSSGSLPPSADDLRWDAGRVESHYCSTCSLATRFPRYNNPEKLLETRRGRCGEWANCFTLCCRAMGLEARYIWDYTDHVWTEVYSHSQHRWLHCDPCENACDKPLLYEIGWGKKLSYVFAFSKDQVVDVTWRYSCKHEEVLSRRTQAEETWLLHTVNGLNNLRQQSVTAGRKRELLERLLVELVEFISPKSPKPGELGGRISGSLGWRAARGETGPATDPKGKTAEFVFIPTESEKSAKVFHLQYNVTTDCYCRVHNGEEQIPGWDKALWKKESVFRKTEHDWHMVYLARTEGSASGRVCWRVVCSPVGMKIKAVSVRAVSQTFHSGAVRWSAHTTETTKEFPGDGETHALIGLSGSAELVVEAELSGGDGREAWQHAQLFRHSMKESETSSLEILVEMEDA, encoded by the exons ATGGCTGGACTTCAAGGAGTCTCTGCGTTATGCGAAAATTCAAACGACGTGTTTTTGGATGTCTCAAAATTGCTGTTAACATATGCGGACAACATTCTTAG GAACCCAAATGAGGAGAAATACAGATCCATCCGTATAGGCAATCCTACCTTCTCCACCAAACTTCTTCCTATAAAAGGAGCAGTCGAGTGTCTCTTTGAAATGGGCTTTGAAGAG GCTGAAACACACCTGGTGTTTCCCAAGTCGGCGTCCGTGGATCAGCTGAGGCGGGTGCGAGAATCTATTGCTGCGGAGAGGGAGCAGAGGATGGGGGCAGGCCAGCGCGCTAGTGCCCCTAGTCCCGCCAGTCCCGCCAGTCCTGCCAGTCCCGCCAGCCGTCCTACCTCGATTTTCTCCACCGCCTCTACCTCTGCTCAAGCACCAGTACGCCAGTCTCCTACACAGGCTCCTGCACCACCACAGCAACAGTCTTTG GTGAGCAACATGGCCTTGCTGAGGACCCTGCAGTCCAACTCCCAGCACGTGCTGGTGTACGAGAACGCAGCACTGCAGCGGAGAGCTCAGAGCTGCATGCCCAGGGAGCAGCTGCAAGCCCGAGCCAAAGAGCGACTGCAGCAGGCCCAGGAGGCGGATCCGG GGTGTAACCTTGCTGAGGAGGACATGCTCCTGTTGGAGATGTTGCAGTGGTTCAAAGGTGACTTCTTCTCCTGGGTGGACTGCCTGCCGTGTAGCCAGTGCGGGGGACACACTCAGTCCTCCGGCTCCCTGCCGCCGTCGGCGGACGACCTGCGTTGGGACGCCGGGCGCGTGGAGAGCCACTACTGCAGCACGTGCAGCCTCGCCACCAGATTCCCGAG GTACAATAATCCAGAGAAATTGCTGGAGACCAGGAGGGGGCGCTGTGGGGAGTGGGCCAACTGTTTCACACTGTGCTGCAGAGCGATGGGGCTGGAGGCCAGGTATATCTGGGACTACACAG ACCATGTGTGGACGGAGGTGTACTCTCACTCTCAGCATCGCTGGCTGCACTGTGACCCCTGTGAAAATGCCTGTGACAAGCCCCTGCTGTACGAGATCGGATGGGGCAAGAAGCTCTCGTACGTCTTCGCCTTCTCCAAAGACCAG GTGGTTGATGTGACCTGGAGGTACTCGTGCAAGCATGAAGAAGTCCTCTCCAGACGTACACAGGCTGAAGAGACGTGGCTGCTGCATACCGTCAATGGTCTGAACAATTTG cGCCAACAGTCTGTGACGGCCGGGAGGAAGCGGGAGCTGCTGGAGAGGTTGctggtggagctggtggagtTCATCTCCCCCAAGAGCCCAAAGCCGGGGGAACTGGGTGGACGCATCTCAGGATCCCTTGGCTGGAGAGCTGCGCGTGGAGAGACCGGTCCCGCCACAGATCCCAAAGGG AAAACTGCGGAGTTTGTGTTCATCCCCACCGAGTCAGAGAAGAGCGCAAAGGTGTTCCACCTACAGTATAATGTGACCACGGACTGTTACTGCAGAGTTCATAATGGCGAAGAGCAGATACCTGGCTGGGACAAGGCCCTGTGGAAGAAGGAGTCTGTCTTCAGGAAGACCGAGCACGACTGGCACATG GTGTACCTGGCGCGGACGGAGGGCTCTGCCTCAGGCAGGGTGTGCTGGAGAGTCGTCTGCTCCCCCGTGGGGATGAAGATCAAGGCGGTCTCGGTCAGAGCCGTCAGTCAGACTTTCCACTCTGGTGCAGTCCgctggagcgctcacactactGAAACCACCAAAGAGTTCCCTGGAG ATGGAGAGACGCACGCTCTGATTGGTCTGTCTGGATCTGCAGAACTGGTGGTGGAAGCAGAACTGAGCGGAGGGGACGGTCGGGAGGCGTGGCAACACGCTCAGCTGT
- the nutf2l gene encoding nuclear transport factor 2, like, which produces MADKPMWEQIGAGFVQHYYQQFDTDRVKLADLYTETSCLTWEGAGFQGKTAIMSKLTTLPFQTIQHIITAQDHHPTPDSCVMTMVMGQLKADQDQVMGFQQVFLLKNIDNKWVCTNDMFRLALHNFGA; this is translated from the exons ATGGCAGACAAACCGATGTGGGAGCAGATTGGTGCGGGATTTGTGCAGCATTACTATCAACAGTTTGATACGGACCGTGTGAAGCTCGCAGACCTCTAT ACTGAGACGTCCTGTTTGACGTGGGAAGGAGCAGGTTTTCAAGGGAAGACCGCCATCATGAGCAAACTGACC ACCCTGCCATTTCAGACCATTCAGCACATCATAACTGCCCAGGATCATCACCCTACACCAGACAGCTGTGTTATGACCATGGTGATGGGCCAGCTAAAG GCTGATCAGGACCAAGTGATGGGTTTTCAACAAGTCTTCTTGCTTAAGAATATTGATAATAAATGGGTTTGTACAAATGATATGTTCCGATTAGCGCTTCACAACTTTGGAGCATAG
- the adnp2b gene encoding activity-dependent neuroprotector homeobox protein 2b isoform X1: MARNKINMYQFPVRGLEKIRRTRRKVKNILSEIGLEECQSLCEDLQEFDPGNNIFDATDWNDLADGFDGRWKKKWEYRTRGLCCSLCKFSSRSWYSFRAHVLRCHDEEQRCCNLSACSSCPFIAHPNVISKHYKMFHSENPKSEAEVGAPHLTAKAIAGYTFQCRKCPFRDTLLCNMKKHVLINHHIPLLNHFVGQRTDGELQVLGQMTQRFYCKVCGMPAETSEHLLFHIISSDKHKEMLLQINTLIFETEIKKAYPTLAPRAQGPVITGSNSQPVVTPKLAPAAVMQGVSNGGPRFLSASTLNTAILPAQASALVQLASAEAKGLLQPGQPLTLHNTPTVRPVATTIPAVRGPAPVPAQQQLPGRVGGPGQLHPPPRHVLLPPGIQFNVPTIRGPPSQPLIVAPRFPLNQPTPRGTMLTSQSLLSHLIPTGNKVDGLPTYTLAPLQVLSVQANNVQVVSKPPLPVSQNSPAVQPNVATKNAHQNSKQTKKWVTCPVCNELFPSSVYDSHVEVHKESFKKSKLGLAARAPFLKKMPDKTVKCLMCKILLSEKGLFEHLLHGLNCLYCSGMFYSIKQLVAHIQVDHNPTQKVNCDFMRREYRLYTDEFGNLLFPYFDINTAAPKDMMGEKELNLALVTNSLDLIFLKLSPVNRQPVCKMPVPKPDRPDCVFCSEKLLNMECYQLHLRENHFIMPTVHAILKTPAYKCIYCGGVYTGKTTVKAIAVHISKCRCAPKKTSKDPAKIKSSGLAVAPQVNTVLMSFPAPPQQAPVPAPVPAPVPAPVLAPVIAPVLAPVPAPVQALVPAPQRPGSVAELQSTLRLEQAVKDAIEANKREREARLARKRKMEKEKMVVPTVPVDGQEFPVKFALDPTGIVLRSFEDRREFVNKYFNTQPYPSKKEIVALSNQLLLNKTDVACQFGSKRTRCMKHLQRNKAMILLGFNMTELMKVKHNLLVPEIEPEKPCPDTDP; this comes from the exons ATGGCTCGGAATaa GATAAACATGTATCAGTTCCCAGTTCGAGGACTGGAGAAAATTCGAAGAACAAGAAGAAAAGTGAAAAACATTTTGAGTGAAATTGGACTTGAAGAATGCCAGAGCTTGTGTGAA gatctccaggaGTTTGATCCAGGAAATAATATTTTTGATGCTACTGACTGGAATGATTTAGCAGATGGATTTGATGGCAGGTGGAAAAAGAAG TGGGAATACCGGACGCGAGGACTTTGCTGTAGCCTCTGTAAGTTCTCCTCAAGGTCTTGGTATTCCTTTAGGGCTCATGTTCTTCGCTGTCATGACGAGGAGCAGAGATGCTGCAATCTGTCTGCCTGTTCGTCCTGCCCCTTCATCGCCCATCCCAACGTGATCTCCAAACACTACAAGATGTTCCACTCTGAAAACCCCAAGTCGGAGGCTGAGGTTGGGGCACCACATCTGACCGCTAAAGCTATAGCAGGATACACTTTTCAGTGCCGGAAATGCCCCTTTCGTGACACTCTCCTTTGCAACATGAAAAAGCACGTTCTCATTAATCACCACATTCCCTTGTTGAATCACTTTGTTGGACAAAGAACCGACGGTGAACTGCAGGTTCTGGGTCAGATGACCCAGAGGTTTTATTGCAAGGTTTGTGGTATGCCTGCCGAGACTTCAGAGCATTTACTGTTTCACATAATAAGCTCTGACAAGCACAAGGAGATGCTTTTACAAATCAACACCCTTATTTTCGAAACTGAAATCAAGAAGGCTTATCCCACCTTAGCACCAAGGGCCCAAGGTCCGGTTATAACGGGGTCAAACAGCCAGCCGGTGGTGACACCTAAACTGGCTCCAGCTGCCGTTATGCAGGGGGTGTCTAATGGTGGCCCTAGATTCTTAAGTGCTTCTACATTGAATACAGCTATTCTCCCTGCTCAAGCCTCAGCCCTTGTGCAGCTTGCCAGTGCGGAGGCAAAGGGTTTGCTGCAACCCGGTCAGCCGCTGACTCTCCACAACACTCCGACCGTGAGACCTGTGGCCACCACCATACCTGCTGTTAGAGGTCCAGCTCCCGTCCCAGCGCAACAGCAACTCCCCGGCAGAGTCGGAGGCCCTGGTCAGTTACACCCTCCACCCCGGCATGTCCTGCTGCCGCCAGGGATACAGTTTAATGTGCCGACCATCAGAGGGCCACCGTCACAACCACTGATCGTTGCTCCAAGATTCCCGTTGAACCAGCCCACCCCTAGAGGCACCATGCTTACGTCACAGTCCCTGCTAAGTCATCTGATCCCCACAGGCAACAAGGTGGATGGACTGCCTACCTACACCCTCGCCCCTCTACAAGTCCTGTCTGTCCAGGCAAACAACGTCCAAGTGGTCAGTAAACCTCCTCTTCCCGTTTCCCAGAACAGTCCTGCGGTGCAGCCAAACGTTGCAACCAAAAATGCTCACCAGAACTCTAAGCAGACTAAGAAATGGGTCACCTGTCCTGTTTGCAATGAACTTTTTCCATCCAGTGTGTATGATTCTCATGTTGAGGTCCACAAAGAGTCATTCAAGAAGTCTAAATTAGGCCTGGCTGCTCGAGCACCCTTTTTGAAGAAAATGCCCGATAAGACTGTGAAATGCCTAATGTGCAAAATCTTGCTGTCTGAAAAGGGGCTTTTTGAACATTTGCTTCATGGCTTGAATTGCTTGTATTGTTCTGGAATGTTCTATTCAATCAAGCAGTTAGTGGCACATATACAAGTGGACCATAATCCAACTCAAAAGGTCAATTGTGACTTCATGAGGCGAGAGTACCGGCTATACACTGATGAGTTTGGTAACCTTCTATTCCCCTATTTCGACATTAACACTGCCGCCCCGAAAGACATGATGGGAGAAAAGGAGCTCAACCTGGCGTTGGTCACCAATTCCCTTGATCTTATTTTTCTGAAGTTGTCACCAGTGAATCGTCAGCCTGTGTGCAAGATGCCCGTGCCTAAGCCCGACAGACCCGACTGCGTCTTCTGTTCCGAGAAGCTGTTGAACATGGAGTGTTATCAGCTCCACCTCCGGGAGAACCACTTCATCATGCCAACTGTACATGCGATACTCAAAACCCCGGCCTACAAGTGCATCTACTGCGGCGGGGTGTACACGGGGAAAACGACAGTCAAGGCGATCGCTGTCCACATATCGAAGTGTCGCTGTGCACCCAAGAAGACTTCCAAAGATCCTGCAAAAATAAAGAGTTCTGGACTAGCCGTTGCCCCTCAAGTAAACACGGTGCTTATGTCATTTCCAGCACCTCCACAGCAGGCTCCGGTACCAGCTCCAGTACCGGCTCCGGTACCAGCTCCCGTACTGGCTCCAGTAATAGCTCCCGTACTGGCTCCAGTACCGGCTCCAGTTCAAGCCTTGGTTCCAGCTCCCCAGCGCCCGGGTTCAGTGGCGGAACTGCAGAGCACATTAAGATTGGAGCAGGCCGTGAAGGACGCCATAGAAGCCAATAAACGAGAAAGAGAGGCCAGGCTTGCACGTAAAAGGAAGATGGAAAAGGAGAAGATGGTCGTGCCTACTGTTCCGGTTGATGGGCAAGAGTTTCCTGTAAAGTTTGCACTGGATCCCACTGGAATCGTGCTGCGCTCCTTTGAAGATCGCCGGGAATTTGTGAACAAATACTTCAACACGCAGCCGTACCCGTCCAAGAAAGAGATCGTTGCCTTAAGTAACCAGTTGCTGCTGAATAAGACTGACGTTGCCTGCCAGTTTGGCTCTAAACGCACCAGGTGTATGAAGCACTTGCAGAGAAACAAGGCCATGATTCTGTTAGGCTTCAATATGACAGAATTAATGAAAGTGAAGCATAATCTGCTTGTTCCAGAGATAGAGCCCGAAAAGCCATGTCCTGACACAGATCCATGA
- the adnp2b gene encoding activity-dependent neuroprotector homeobox protein 2b isoform X2, which produces MYQFPVRGLEKIRRTRRKVKNILSEIGLEECQSLCEDLQEFDPGNNIFDATDWNDLADGFDGRWKKKWEYRTRGLCCSLCKFSSRSWYSFRAHVLRCHDEEQRCCNLSACSSCPFIAHPNVISKHYKMFHSENPKSEAEVGAPHLTAKAIAGYTFQCRKCPFRDTLLCNMKKHVLINHHIPLLNHFVGQRTDGELQVLGQMTQRFYCKVCGMPAETSEHLLFHIISSDKHKEMLLQINTLIFETEIKKAYPTLAPRAQGPVITGSNSQPVVTPKLAPAAVMQGVSNGGPRFLSASTLNTAILPAQASALVQLASAEAKGLLQPGQPLTLHNTPTVRPVATTIPAVRGPAPVPAQQQLPGRVGGPGQLHPPPRHVLLPPGIQFNVPTIRGPPSQPLIVAPRFPLNQPTPRGTMLTSQSLLSHLIPTGNKVDGLPTYTLAPLQVLSVQANNVQVVSKPPLPVSQNSPAVQPNVATKNAHQNSKQTKKWVTCPVCNELFPSSVYDSHVEVHKESFKKSKLGLAARAPFLKKMPDKTVKCLMCKILLSEKGLFEHLLHGLNCLYCSGMFYSIKQLVAHIQVDHNPTQKVNCDFMRREYRLYTDEFGNLLFPYFDINTAAPKDMMGEKELNLALVTNSLDLIFLKLSPVNRQPVCKMPVPKPDRPDCVFCSEKLLNMECYQLHLRENHFIMPTVHAILKTPAYKCIYCGGVYTGKTTVKAIAVHISKCRCAPKKTSKDPAKIKSSGLAVAPQVNTVLMSFPAPPQQAPVPAPVPAPVPAPVLAPVIAPVLAPVPAPVQALVPAPQRPGSVAELQSTLRLEQAVKDAIEANKREREARLARKRKMEKEKMVVPTVPVDGQEFPVKFALDPTGIVLRSFEDRREFVNKYFNTQPYPSKKEIVALSNQLLLNKTDVACQFGSKRTRCMKHLQRNKAMILLGFNMTELMKVKHNLLVPEIEPEKPCPDTDP; this is translated from the exons ATGTATCAGTTCCCAGTTCGAGGACTGGAGAAAATTCGAAGAACAAGAAGAAAAGTGAAAAACATTTTGAGTGAAATTGGACTTGAAGAATGCCAGAGCTTGTGTGAA gatctccaggaGTTTGATCCAGGAAATAATATTTTTGATGCTACTGACTGGAATGATTTAGCAGATGGATTTGATGGCAGGTGGAAAAAGAAG TGGGAATACCGGACGCGAGGACTTTGCTGTAGCCTCTGTAAGTTCTCCTCAAGGTCTTGGTATTCCTTTAGGGCTCATGTTCTTCGCTGTCATGACGAGGAGCAGAGATGCTGCAATCTGTCTGCCTGTTCGTCCTGCCCCTTCATCGCCCATCCCAACGTGATCTCCAAACACTACAAGATGTTCCACTCTGAAAACCCCAAGTCGGAGGCTGAGGTTGGGGCACCACATCTGACCGCTAAAGCTATAGCAGGATACACTTTTCAGTGCCGGAAATGCCCCTTTCGTGACACTCTCCTTTGCAACATGAAAAAGCACGTTCTCATTAATCACCACATTCCCTTGTTGAATCACTTTGTTGGACAAAGAACCGACGGTGAACTGCAGGTTCTGGGTCAGATGACCCAGAGGTTTTATTGCAAGGTTTGTGGTATGCCTGCCGAGACTTCAGAGCATTTACTGTTTCACATAATAAGCTCTGACAAGCACAAGGAGATGCTTTTACAAATCAACACCCTTATTTTCGAAACTGAAATCAAGAAGGCTTATCCCACCTTAGCACCAAGGGCCCAAGGTCCGGTTATAACGGGGTCAAACAGCCAGCCGGTGGTGACACCTAAACTGGCTCCAGCTGCCGTTATGCAGGGGGTGTCTAATGGTGGCCCTAGATTCTTAAGTGCTTCTACATTGAATACAGCTATTCTCCCTGCTCAAGCCTCAGCCCTTGTGCAGCTTGCCAGTGCGGAGGCAAAGGGTTTGCTGCAACCCGGTCAGCCGCTGACTCTCCACAACACTCCGACCGTGAGACCTGTGGCCACCACCATACCTGCTGTTAGAGGTCCAGCTCCCGTCCCAGCGCAACAGCAACTCCCCGGCAGAGTCGGAGGCCCTGGTCAGTTACACCCTCCACCCCGGCATGTCCTGCTGCCGCCAGGGATACAGTTTAATGTGCCGACCATCAGAGGGCCACCGTCACAACCACTGATCGTTGCTCCAAGATTCCCGTTGAACCAGCCCACCCCTAGAGGCACCATGCTTACGTCACAGTCCCTGCTAAGTCATCTGATCCCCACAGGCAACAAGGTGGATGGACTGCCTACCTACACCCTCGCCCCTCTACAAGTCCTGTCTGTCCAGGCAAACAACGTCCAAGTGGTCAGTAAACCTCCTCTTCCCGTTTCCCAGAACAGTCCTGCGGTGCAGCCAAACGTTGCAACCAAAAATGCTCACCAGAACTCTAAGCAGACTAAGAAATGGGTCACCTGTCCTGTTTGCAATGAACTTTTTCCATCCAGTGTGTATGATTCTCATGTTGAGGTCCACAAAGAGTCATTCAAGAAGTCTAAATTAGGCCTGGCTGCTCGAGCACCCTTTTTGAAGAAAATGCCCGATAAGACTGTGAAATGCCTAATGTGCAAAATCTTGCTGTCTGAAAAGGGGCTTTTTGAACATTTGCTTCATGGCTTGAATTGCTTGTATTGTTCTGGAATGTTCTATTCAATCAAGCAGTTAGTGGCACATATACAAGTGGACCATAATCCAACTCAAAAGGTCAATTGTGACTTCATGAGGCGAGAGTACCGGCTATACACTGATGAGTTTGGTAACCTTCTATTCCCCTATTTCGACATTAACACTGCCGCCCCGAAAGACATGATGGGAGAAAAGGAGCTCAACCTGGCGTTGGTCACCAATTCCCTTGATCTTATTTTTCTGAAGTTGTCACCAGTGAATCGTCAGCCTGTGTGCAAGATGCCCGTGCCTAAGCCCGACAGACCCGACTGCGTCTTCTGTTCCGAGAAGCTGTTGAACATGGAGTGTTATCAGCTCCACCTCCGGGAGAACCACTTCATCATGCCAACTGTACATGCGATACTCAAAACCCCGGCCTACAAGTGCATCTACTGCGGCGGGGTGTACACGGGGAAAACGACAGTCAAGGCGATCGCTGTCCACATATCGAAGTGTCGCTGTGCACCCAAGAAGACTTCCAAAGATCCTGCAAAAATAAAGAGTTCTGGACTAGCCGTTGCCCCTCAAGTAAACACGGTGCTTATGTCATTTCCAGCACCTCCACAGCAGGCTCCGGTACCAGCTCCAGTACCGGCTCCGGTACCAGCTCCCGTACTGGCTCCAGTAATAGCTCCCGTACTGGCTCCAGTACCGGCTCCAGTTCAAGCCTTGGTTCCAGCTCCCCAGCGCCCGGGTTCAGTGGCGGAACTGCAGAGCACATTAAGATTGGAGCAGGCCGTGAAGGACGCCATAGAAGCCAATAAACGAGAAAGAGAGGCCAGGCTTGCACGTAAAAGGAAGATGGAAAAGGAGAAGATGGTCGTGCCTACTGTTCCGGTTGATGGGCAAGAGTTTCCTGTAAAGTTTGCACTGGATCCCACTGGAATCGTGCTGCGCTCCTTTGAAGATCGCCGGGAATTTGTGAACAAATACTTCAACACGCAGCCGTACCCGTCCAAGAAAGAGATCGTTGCCTTAAGTAACCAGTTGCTGCTGAATAAGACTGACGTTGCCTGCCAGTTTGGCTCTAAACGCACCAGGTGTATGAAGCACTTGCAGAGAAACAAGGCCATGATTCTGTTAGGCTTCAATATGACAGAATTAATGAAAGTGAAGCATAATCTGCTTGTTCCAGAGATAGAGCCCGAAAAGCCATGTCCTGACACAGATCCATGA